A portion of the Deinococcus planocerae genome contains these proteins:
- a CDS encoding IMPACT family protein codes for MPDLPPPFTTLAAPHRHDAVVEGSEFLAFAERADTPGAALAQLAALHARYPDATHHCWAYRILPLYRFSDDGEPGGTAGAPILRASEGQGVDHVMVVVVRYFGGVKLGTGGLVRAYGGTAAECLRTAPRETVRPRVTLSVSVPFEHLSALYHLLGTFDTGRGEEAYTASGVTLPVRVYPEEAEAFTAALRDATRGAAEMDF; via the coding sequence CTGCCCGACCTGCCCCCGCCCTTCACCACGTTGGCGGCGCCGCACCGGCATGACGCCGTGGTCGAAGGCAGCGAGTTCCTGGCCTTCGCCGAGCGGGCCGACACGCCAGGAGCGGCGCTGGCGCAGTTGGCGGCCCTGCATGCCCGTTACCCCGACGCCACCCACCATTGCTGGGCCTACCGCATCCTGCCGCTCTACCGCTTCTCCGACGACGGGGAGCCGGGGGGCACGGCGGGGGCGCCCATCCTGCGGGCCAGCGAGGGGCAGGGGGTGGATCACGTCATGGTCGTCGTCGTGCGCTACTTCGGCGGGGTGAAGCTCGGCACGGGCGGCCTCGTGCGCGCCTACGGGGGTACGGCGGCGGAGTGCCTGCGGACGGCCCCGCGCGAGACGGTGCGGCCCCGCGTCACCCTGAGCGTGAGCGTGCCCTTCGAGCACCTGAGCGCGCTCTACCACCTCCTCGGGACCTTCGACACCGGGCGCGGCGAGGAGGCGTATACGGCCTCGGGCGTGACCCTACCCGTGCGCGTGTACCCGGAGGAGGCCGAAGCCTTCACGGCGGCGCTGCGAGATGCCACCCGAGGAGCGGCGGAGATGGATTTCTGA
- the ispF gene encoding 2-C-methyl-D-erythritol 2,4-cyclodiphosphate synthase translates to MTPSPLPPRVGFGEDAHRLAAGRPLVLGGVPIPHAERGAVAHSDGDAVLHAVADALLSGLSLGDIGQHYPDTAAENAGLDSRVILARCLALVRERGYAPANVALVVTLDRPKLGPLRAEIAGNVAALLGLAETEVGVSFKTSEGLAPDHVQVRVTVLLTRVGA, encoded by the coding sequence ATGACCCCTTCCCCCCTCCCCCCCCGCGTCGGCTTCGGAGAGGACGCCCACCGCCTCGCCGCCGGACGCCCGCTCGTCCTCGGCGGCGTGCCCATTCCCCACGCCGAGCGGGGCGCGGTGGCCCACAGCGACGGGGACGCCGTGCTCCACGCCGTCGCCGACGCCCTGCTCTCCGGCCTGAGCCTCGGGGACATCGGGCAGCACTACCCCGACACCGCCGCCGAGAACGCGGGCCTGGACTCGCGCGTGATCCTCGCCCGCTGCCTGGCCCTCGTGCGGGAGAGGGGGTACGCCCCCGCCAACGTCGCCCTCGTCGTCACGCTCGACCGCCCCAAGTTGGGGCCGCTGCGGGCCGAGATCGCCGGGAACGTGGCCGCCCTGCTGGGGCTCGCCGAGACCGAGGTGGGCGTGAGCTTCAAGACCTCGGAGGGGTTGGCACCCGACCACGTTCAGGTGCGCGTGACCGTGCTCCTCACGCGGGTGGGGGCGTGA
- a CDS encoding tRNA (cytidine(34)-2'-O)-methyltransferase, whose translation MTDASPSPLLRVVLYEPEKAGNVGNVARTCAVLGAELHLIRPFGFHLHDREFRRAVMDYLEGVSLFEHANWSAFQAALPGEARVWAFSTHATTLYTRAGFRQGDYLCFGPESRGLPVWLREALPALKLPQPGGGRSLNLAVAVGAAAFEAGRQIEGW comes from the coding sequence GTGACCGACGCTTCACCCTCTCCCCTGCTGCGCGTGGTGCTCTACGAGCCCGAGAAGGCGGGGAACGTGGGCAACGTCGCGCGGACCTGCGCCGTCCTGGGGGCCGAGCTGCACCTGATCCGGCCCTTCGGCTTCCACCTCCACGACCGGGAGTTCCGGCGGGCCGTGATGGACTACCTGGAGGGTGTGTCCCTGTTCGAGCACGCGAACTGGTCGGCCTTCCAGGCGGCGCTGCCGGGGGAAGCGCGGGTATGGGCCTTTTCCACCCACGCGACGACCCTCTACACCCGGGCGGGCTTCCGGCAGGGAGATTACCTCTGTTTCGGCCCGGAGTCACGCGGGCTGCCGGTCTGGCTGCGGGAGGCGTTGCCCGCCCTCAAACTTCCCCAGCCCGGCGGGGGCCGCAGCCTCAACCTCGCCGTGGCGGTGGGCGCGGCGGCCTTCGAGGCGGGGCGGCAGATCGAGGGCTGGTAG
- a CDS encoding DUF2087 domain-containing protein, giving the protein MSTDLTARAALFRALSHPARLALLRLTWTQALSGETLARLMNLAPATVSHHLAALAEAGLTTVRQDGHHRLHGVNHAALGVTLSALIRGEGETPTAEDPYRARVLRAFMQGGRLTRIPAQRKKRDVILMELASLFEPGRTYTEREVSDMLGEYHPDFFTLRRELVGLGLLARENGVYWRVSGGRTPRRADDHTLTLPPAAPGDAVE; this is encoded by the coding sequence ATGAGCACCGACCTGACCGCCCGCGCCGCCTTGTTCCGCGCCCTCTCGCACCCGGCGCGGCTGGCGCTGCTGCGGCTGACGTGGACCCAGGCATTGTCCGGCGAGACGCTCGCGCGGCTGATGAACCTCGCGCCCGCCACGGTGAGCCACCACCTCGCGGCACTCGCGGAGGCGGGGCTGACCACCGTGCGGCAAGACGGCCATCACCGCCTGCACGGGGTCAACCACGCGGCGCTGGGCGTGACACTCTCGGCCCTGATTCGTGGGGAAGGCGAGACTCCGACCGCCGAGGACCCCTACCGGGCGCGGGTGCTGCGGGCCTTCATGCAAGGCGGACGGCTGACCCGCATCCCCGCCCAGCGCAAGAAGCGGGACGTGATCCTGATGGAGCTCGCCTCCCTGTTCGAGCCGGGCCGCACGTACACCGAGCGCGAGGTGAGCGACATGCTCGGCGAGTACCACCCCGACTTCTTCACCCTGCGGCGCGAACTCGTGGGGCTGGGGCTGCTCGCCCGCGAGAACGGCGTGTACTGGCGGGTGAGCGGGGGCCGCACCCCACGCCGTGCGGACGACCACACCCTGACCCTGCCGCCCGCTGCTCCGGGAGACGCCGTAGAGTGA
- a CDS encoding aminopeptidase, giving the protein MTLNADFEAKLARYAELLVRTGVNLPEGGKVRVTAPLEAAPLVRLVSRAAYRAGALDVRVDYTDAHLSLTRYEDGGDAAVDFLPEWAAQEGENLVADGYAFISVVGEDPSLLSGVDQGRVARRSKAVAASMRNVQRAIGGMEVSWTVGAMSTPAWARAVYPDLPEEQAVSRLWDDIFTVSRADEPDPVAAWNAHLDRLERLCTFLNGRRYAAIHLRSELGTDLTVGLAEGHIWQGGAETAKNGVRGVPNIPTDEVFTAPHRERVDGVAVASKPLSVRGQLAEGIRMRFEGGRVVEVTAEKGEDTLRQLVETDEGAARLGEIALVPASAPVARTGTLFLNTLFDENAASHIALGRCYPTNVQDGENPEALIAAGGNDSLIHVDWMIGTPGTDVDGVREDGTREPLMRGGEWVVGEKK; this is encoded by the coding sequence ATGACCCTCAACGCCGACTTCGAGGCCAAGCTCGCCCGCTACGCCGAACTGCTCGTCCGCACGGGAGTGAACCTGCCGGAGGGGGGGAAGGTGCGCGTGACCGCTCCCCTGGAGGCCGCTCCCCTCGTCCGGCTGGTTTCCCGCGCCGCGTACCGGGCGGGGGCGCTCGACGTGCGCGTGGACTACACCGATGCCCACCTCTCCCTCACCCGGTACGAGGACGGCGGTGACGCGGCGGTGGACTTTCTGCCGGAGTGGGCGGCGCAGGAGGGAGAGAACCTCGTCGCCGACGGTTACGCCTTCATCTCCGTCGTGGGTGAGGACCCCTCGCTGCTCTCCGGGGTGGACCAGGGCCGGGTCGCGCGGCGCTCCAAGGCGGTAGCGGCCTCCATGCGCAACGTCCAGCGCGCCATCGGCGGCATGGAGGTGAGCTGGACCGTCGGCGCGATGAGCACCCCGGCCTGGGCGAGGGCCGTCTACCCCGACCTCCCCGAGGAGCAGGCTGTTTCCCGCCTCTGGGACGACATCTTCACCGTCAGCCGTGCCGACGAGCCCGACCCCGTGGCCGCCTGGAACGCGCACCTGGACCGGCTGGAACGCCTGTGCACCTTCCTCAACGGGCGGCGGTACGCGGCGATTCACCTCCGCAGCGAGCTGGGCACCGACCTCACCGTGGGCCTCGCCGAAGGGCACATCTGGCAGGGGGGCGCGGAGACGGCGAAAAACGGCGTGCGCGGCGTGCCCAACATCCCCACCGACGAGGTGTTCACGGCGCCGCACCGCGAGCGGGTGGACGGGGTGGCGGTGGCGAGCAAGCCCCTGAGTGTGCGCGGCCAGCTCGCCGAGGGCATTCGGATGCGCTTCGAGGGAGGCCGGGTCGTCGAGGTCACGGCGGAGAAGGGGGAGGACACCCTGCGCCAGCTCGTCGAGACGGACGAGGGCGCGGCCCGGCTGGGCGAGATCGCCCTCGTGCCCGCCTCGGCCCCCGTCGCGCGGACGGGCACCCTCTTCCTGAACACGCTCTTCGACGAGAACGCCGCCTCGCACATCGCCCTGGGCCGCTGCTACCCCACCAACGTGCAAGACGGCGAGAACCCCGAGGCCCTGATCGCGGCGGGCGGCAACGACTCCCTGATCCACGTGGACTGGATGATCGGCACCCCCGGCACCGATGTGGACGGCGTGCGCGAGGACGGCACCCGTGAGCCGCTGATGCGGGGCGGGGAGTGGGTGGTGGGCGAGAAGAAGTAA
- a CDS encoding helix-turn-helix transcriptional regulator, which translates to MKNRLRVLRAEHGLTQADLAERLDVSRQAVNALETGKHDPSLSLAFKIARLFGLRIEDIFIDEPE; encoded by the coding sequence ATGAAAAACCGCCTCCGCGTGCTGCGCGCCGAGCATGGCCTGACCCAGGCCGACCTCGCCGAGCGGCTGGACGTGTCCCGGCAGGCCGTCAACGCCCTGGAAACGGGCAAACACGACCCCAGCCTGTCCCTCGCCTTCAAAATCGCGCGGCTGTTCGGGCTCCGGATCGAGGACATCTTCATCGATGAACCGGAGTGA
- a CDS encoding peptidylprolyl isomerase, whose translation MTSQDAYQPQGFTPTPELSSERKTQFRQAPELGDGIDPGKDYRAVLETSKGRIVVELFADDAPATVNSFAYLIRHHYYDGIKFHRVIDGFMAQGGDPTGTGTGGPGYKFDDEINDRRHSGKGILSMANAGTQMGRGTNGSQFFITFTATPHLDGRHTVFGRVVEGLDVLDRLTRIQPGMPGTPDVIERAYLVERPQE comes from the coding sequence ATGACCTCCCAGGACGCCTACCAGCCCCAAGGCTTCACCCCGACGCCCGAACTGTCGAGCGAGCGCAAGACCCAGTTCCGGCAGGCGCCCGAGCTCGGTGACGGCATCGACCCCGGCAAGGACTACCGGGCCGTGCTGGAGACGAGCAAGGGGCGCATCGTGGTGGAACTCTTCGCGGACGACGCGCCCGCAACCGTCAACTCCTTCGCGTACCTGATCCGCCACCACTACTACGACGGAATCAAGTTCCACCGCGTGATCGACGGCTTCATGGCGCAGGGCGGCGACCCGACGGGGACGGGCACGGGTGGCCCCGGCTACAAGTTCGACGACGAGATCAACGACCGGCGCCACAGCGGCAAGGGCATCCTGAGCATGGCGAACGCGGGCACCCAGATGGGCCGGGGGACCAACGGCTCGCAGTTTTTCATCACCTTCACCGCCACGCCGCACCTCGACGGGCGGCACACCGTCTTCGGGCGCGTGGTGGAGGGGCTGGACGTGCTCGACCGCCTGACCCGCATCCAGCCCGGAATGCCCGGCACGCCCGACGTGATCGAGCGGGCGTACCTGGTGGAGCGGCCCCAGGAGTAA
- a CDS encoding protein jag, with the protein MDNRTNLDDYLAGLGIAGADDVAPPPPAPDAPQAAPALEAAHEDPRAVLERFLRGLVSRIDPDLSVSVREAEDALEAEITGENAARLAGRDGRTLGAIEVIAYTVLAKQAGRGDLRVRVDVGGFRRRQADTLSKLAERLAVQVAKSGEPHELQPMPPAERRVIHIALKEHPDVMSESIGEGAARRLVIKPRHG; encoded by the coding sequence ATGGATAACCGCACGAACCTCGACGACTACCTCGCGGGGCTGGGGATCGCGGGCGCGGACGACGTGGCTCCGCCGCCCCCCGCGCCAGACGCGCCCCAGGCCGCCCCCGCCCTGGAGGCCGCGCACGAGGACCCCCGCGCGGTGCTGGAGCGCTTCCTCCGGGGCCTGGTCAGCCGCATCGACCCCGACCTCTCCGTCTCCGTGCGCGAGGCCGAAGACGCCCTGGAGGCCGAGATCACCGGGGAGAACGCCGCCCGGCTGGCGGGGCGCGACGGGCGGACCCTGGGGGCCATCGAGGTGATCGCCTACACGGTGCTCGCCAAGCAGGCGGGGAGAGGCGACCTGCGGGTGCGGGTGGACGTGGGCGGCTTCCGCAGGCGCCAGGCCGACACCCTCTCCAAGCTCGCCGAGCGGCTGGCCGTGCAGGTCGCCAAGAGCGGCGAGCCCCACGAACTCCAGCCCATGCCCCCCGCCGAGCGCCGCGTGATTCACATCGCCCTCAAGGAGCACCCCGACGTGATGAGCGAGTCGATTGGGGAGGGAGCGGCGCGGCGGCTGGTGATCAAACCGCGGCACGGGTAG
- the prmC gene encoding peptide chain release factor N(5)-glutamine methyltransferase yields MSQTLPPPTLRAWLLHAARLLREAGVPSPEADARALVLHTLGLSASALLTRGGEVVPEAEAGRLAEVIERRATRIPLQHLLGEVEWGGVRLKTDARALVPRPETEWLLHLALEALRPAFAPRVLDVGTGTGALALGVGAARPDATVTATDLSLGALTLARENAALNGLDVTFVEGSLHAGLPGPFDLIVSNPPYLPESDRAQADPEVGHDPDLALYAGVDGLAVARPLAAQAGQALAPGGALLLELDPRNAAPFAAELRAEGWRAEVLPDLTGRERFVRARR; encoded by the coding sequence ATGTCCCAGACTCTTCCACCCCCCACCCTTCGCGCCTGGCTGCTCCACGCCGCCCGCCTTCTGCGTGAGGCGGGTGTGCCGTCTCCTGAGGCCGACGCGCGGGCGCTCGTGCTGCATACGCTTGGGCTGAGTGCGTCGGCGCTCCTCACGCGGGGCGGGGAGGTGGTTCCGGAGGCGGAGGCGGGGCGGCTGGCGGAGGTGATCGAACGGCGCGCGACCCGCATTCCCCTCCAGCACCTGCTCGGCGAGGTGGAGTGGGGTGGGGTGCGGCTGAAGACGGACGCCCGCGCGCTCGTGCCCCGCCCCGAAACCGAGTGGCTGCTCCACCTCGCGTTGGAGGCATTGCGCCCCGCCTTTGCCCCGCGTGTCCTCGATGTGGGGACGGGGACGGGGGCGCTCGCGCTGGGCGTGGGGGCGGCCAGGCCGGACGCGACCGTCACGGCGACCGACCTCAGTCTTGGGGCGCTGACCCTCGCCCGGGAGAACGCGGCGCTGAACGGGCTGGACGTGACCTTCGTGGAGGGGAGCCTCCATGCGGGCCTGCCCGGCCCCTTCGACCTGATCGTGAGCAACCCGCCCTATCTGCCCGAGAGCGACCGGGCGCAGGCCGACCCGGAGGTGGGCCACGACCCGGACCTCGCCCTGTACGCGGGAGTGGACGGGCTGGCGGTGGCGCGACCGCTGGCGGCGCAGGCTGGACAGGCCCTCGCCCCCGGAGGCGCGCTGCTCCTCGAACTCGACCCGCGCAACGCCGCCCCCTTCGCCGCCGAGCTGCGGGCGGAAGGTTGGCGGGCCGAGGTGCTGCCCGACCTCACCGGGCGGGAGCGGTTCGTGCGGGCGCGGCGCTGA
- the ribH gene encoding 6,7-dimethyl-8-ribityllumazine synthase — translation MNRIEATLIATGLKFAVVSTRWNHFIVDRLVEGAETAFVQHGGDSADLDHYLVPGSFEVPFVARRLAESGRYDAVVCLGAVIRGATDHYDFVAGAATNGILNSMLHTGVPIAFGVLTTDTIEQAVERAGTKAGNKGGEAVLAMIETVNLLRQLPLDG, via the coding sequence GTGAACCGCATCGAAGCCACGCTCATCGCCACCGGCCTCAAGTTCGCCGTCGTCAGCACCCGCTGGAACCACTTCATCGTGGACCGCCTCGTGGAGGGCGCCGAGACCGCCTTCGTACAGCACGGCGGGGACAGCGCCGACCTCGACCACTACCTCGTGCCCGGCAGCTTCGAGGTGCCCTTCGTCGCCCGCCGCCTCGCCGAGTCCGGGCGCTACGACGCCGTGGTGTGCCTGGGCGCCGTGATCCGGGGCGCGACCGACCACTACGACTTCGTGGCGGGCGCGGCCACGAACGGCATCCTGAACTCCATGCTGCATACGGGCGTGCCCATCGCCTTCGGTGTGCTCACCACCGACACCATCGAGCAGGCCGTCGAGCGTGCGGGCACCAAGGCCGGAAACAAGGGCGGCGAGGCGGTGCTCGCGATGATCGAGACCGTGAACCTGTTGCGCCAGCTTCCGCTGGACGGCTGA
- the purC gene encoding phosphoribosylaminoimidazolesuccinocarboxamide synthase — translation MKREPLYEGKAKRVYATDDPHEYIVEYKDDATAFNGVKRAQILGKGAVNNAITAHLFPRLEAAGIPTHFIERLSDTEQRVRAVTIVPVEVIVRNVAAGSFSGRLGVEEGTPLARPVVEYCYKSDALGDPLINTDTAIALGWAREGELSRIRELAQRVRDFLTPYFAARGIRLIDFKLEFGRTHDGQIVLADEISPDTCRFWDAETGEKLDKDRFRRDLGGVEEAYAEMLRRVTAPAEG, via the coding sequence ATGAAGCGCGAGCCCCTGTACGAGGGCAAGGCCAAACGGGTTTACGCCACGGACGACCCCCACGAGTACATCGTCGAGTACAAGGACGACGCGACCGCCTTCAACGGGGTCAAGCGGGCCCAGATTCTCGGCAAGGGGGCGGTGAACAACGCGATCACCGCCCACCTCTTCCCCCGACTGGAGGCGGCAGGTATCCCGACCCACTTCATCGAGAGGCTGTCGGACACCGAGCAGCGCGTGCGGGCCGTGACCATCGTGCCCGTCGAGGTCATCGTGCGGAACGTGGCGGCGGGCAGCTTTTCGGGGAGGCTCGGCGTGGAGGAGGGCACGCCCCTCGCCCGCCCGGTCGTCGAGTACTGCTACAAGTCGGACGCGCTGGGCGATCCCCTCATCAACACCGACACGGCGATTGCCCTCGGCTGGGCGCGCGAAGGAGAGTTGAGCCGCATCCGCGAATTGGCGCAGAGGGTGCGGGACTTCCTGACCCCCTACTTCGCCGCGCGGGGCATCCGCCTGATCGACTTCAAGCTGGAGTTTGGCAGGACGCACGACGGGCAAATTGTCCTCGCCGACGAGATCAGCCCCGACACCTGCCGCTTCTGGGACGCCGAGACAGGCGAGAAGCTCGACAAGGACCGCTTCCGCCGCGACCTGGGCGGGGTGGAGGAGGCGTACGCGGAGATGCTCAGGCGCGTCACCGCACCCGCGGAAGGCTGA
- the purS gene encoding phosphoribosylformylglycinamidine synthase subunit PurS, protein MPTYHAKVFVTLKPSILDPQGRTVERALSHLDHTNVTGVRVGKYIELTLEGERPTVEAQLSNIVGSVLSNPIMEEARWELEQAEPVGA, encoded by the coding sequence ATGCCCACCTACCACGCCAAAGTCTTCGTCACCCTCAAGCCCTCCATCCTCGACCCGCAGGGGCGCACCGTCGAGCGGGCGCTGTCGCACCTCGACCACACGAACGTGACGGGCGTGCGGGTCGGCAAGTACATCGAACTCACGCTGGAGGGCGAACGCCCAACCGTTGAGGCGCAGCTTTCAAACATCGTAGGAAGCGTGCTGAGTAACCCCATCATGGAGGAGGCGCGCTGGGAGCTTGAGCAGGCCGAGCCGGTGGGCGCATGA
- a CDS encoding cupin domain-containing protein, which yields MSTPGKVSLEDKFGLFTDHWSPKIVGELNGQQVKLAKISGEFVWHAHEHEDELFLVTRGTLLMRFRDGEQRIGVGEFIIVPRGVEHQPVAETGEVWMLLFEPSSTVNTGTAGGERTVTELERL from the coding sequence ATGAGCACGCCGGGGAAGGTCAGCCTGGAGGACAAATTCGGCCTCTTCACCGATCACTGGTCGCCCAAGATCGTCGGCGAGCTCAACGGCCAGCAGGTCAAGCTCGCCAAGATCAGCGGCGAGTTCGTCTGGCACGCCCACGAACACGAGGACGAGCTGTTTCTGGTCACGCGCGGCACGCTGCTGATGCGCTTCCGAGACGGCGAGCAGCGGATCGGCGTCGGTGAATTCATCATCGTGCCGCGCGGCGTGGAGCACCAGCCGGTCGCCGAGACCGGGGAGGTCTGGATGCTCCTGTTCGAGCCATCCTCCACCGTGAACACCGGCACCGCGGGCGGCGAGCGCACCGTGACCGAACTGGAGCGCCTGTGA
- the purQ gene encoding phosphoribosylformylglycinamidine synthase subunit PurQ has translation MRVAVIQFPGSNCDADALHATRLTLDPDARFVWHTEGGLPTGTDLALLPGGFSYGDHLRSGAIAARSPIMAAVKEHAERGGYVLGICNGFQVLTEAGLLPGALSRNREVHFLCRPVHLRVENAGTAYTNAYERGQVIEIPIAHGEGNYYADPGTVARLEDEGRVVFRYVDNPNGSLNDIAGIVNERGNVLGMMPHPERAVEALLGSEDGRGIFESLATVVVK, from the coding sequence GTGAGGGTCGCCGTCATCCAGTTCCCCGGCTCCAACTGCGACGCGGACGCCCTGCACGCCACGCGGCTGACCCTCGACCCGGACGCGCGGTTCGTGTGGCATACGGAAGGCGGCCTTCCCACCGGGACCGACCTCGCGCTGCTGCCGGGCGGCTTTTCCTACGGCGACCACCTCCGAAGTGGGGCCATCGCCGCGCGCAGCCCGATCATGGCCGCGGTGAAAGAGCACGCCGAGCGCGGCGGCTACGTGCTGGGCATCTGTAACGGCTTTCAGGTGCTCACCGAGGCGGGCCTCCTCCCCGGCGCGCTGAGCCGCAACCGCGAGGTGCACTTCCTGTGCAGGCCGGTCCACCTGCGCGTGGAGAACGCGGGGACGGCCTACACGAACGCTTACGAGAGAGGCCAGGTCATCGAAATCCCCATCGCGCACGGCGAGGGCAACTACTACGCCGACCCGGGGACGGTCGCCCGGCTGGAGGACGAGGGCCGGGTCGTCTTCCGCTACGTGGACAACCCCAACGGCTCGCTGAACGACATCGCGGGGATCGTGAACGAGCGCGGCAACGTCCTGGGCATGATGCCCCACCCCGAGCGGGCGGTCGAGGCGTTGCTGGGCAGCGAGGACGGGCGCGGGATTTTCGAGAGCCTGGCAACAGTGGTGGTGAAGTGA
- a CDS encoding DinB family protein, which produces MNELKQFLIEQYGAELGAFRAALESIPAEGFGTATVGHSPAWHALHVAEWLRLAVLNDRSPSYAHLGWEDREWVGTLSGEPAHRESAGKAVILAHLDEVTERVLSFIHNLNAADLQAPSFSPSAPGGQRPRLQGIGMHLRHVAYHRGQIQLGKKERA; this is translated from the coding sequence GTGAACGAACTCAAGCAATTCCTGATCGAGCAGTACGGGGCGGAGTTGGGCGCCTTCCGCGCGGCCCTAGAGAGCATCCCCGCCGAGGGGTTCGGCACCGCGACGGTGGGGCACTCTCCCGCCTGGCACGCCCTCCACGTCGCCGAGTGGCTGCGGCTGGCCGTGCTGAACGACCGCTCGCCATCCTACGCGCACCTGGGCTGGGAGGACCGGGAGTGGGTAGGGACGCTCAGCGGCGAGCCCGCCCACCGGGAGAGCGCGGGGAAAGCCGTGATCCTCGCTCACCTGGACGAGGTGACGGAGCGCGTGCTGTCCTTCATCCACAACCTCAACGCCGCCGATCTGCAAGCCCCCTCCTTCTCCCCGAGTGCGCCGGGGGGCCAGCGCCCGCGCCTTCAAGGAATCGGGATGCACCTGCGGCACGTCGCCTACCACCGGGGACAGATTCAACTCGGCAAGAAGGAACGGGCATGA